Proteins from a single region of Vibrio sp. DW001:
- a CDS encoding M14-type cytosolic carboxypeptidase → MKIFSNFESGNIHVVSADSPQNIQLTIPADNQTEISQWFHFRLESKAKQAHHFTINELATSAYPEGWTDYDVVASYDRVEWFRIPTKFDGNTLTYEIIPEHDSMYFSYFAPYSYDRHQDLLHSAQTHPACKLETLGHTLDNNDISLLTVGEPSPKKKNIWVIGRQHPGETMAEWFIEGLLQRLLDETDTVGRSLLDKVVIHVVPNMNPDGSIRGHLRTNAIGVNLNREWQTPSLERSPEVYLVRKRMLETGVDMFLDIHGDEAIPYNFAAGSEGIPSYDTRIAHLENHFKQALLTITPEFQDTIGYDKDEPGKANLTVGSNWVGEQFNCLSYTIEMPFKDHINHVDELYGWSPYRSAAFGHDMLAAVWATVDEL, encoded by the coding sequence ATGAAAATTTTCAGCAACTTCGAAAGCGGCAACATTCACGTCGTTTCAGCCGATTCGCCACAGAACATTCAACTGACTATTCCTGCCGATAACCAGACGGAAATTTCGCAATGGTTTCACTTCCGGTTAGAGAGCAAAGCGAAACAGGCACACCACTTTACAATCAATGAACTGGCAACGTCGGCCTACCCAGAAGGTTGGACTGATTACGATGTGGTTGCATCTTATGATCGTGTAGAGTGGTTCCGCATCCCTACTAAGTTTGATGGCAACACACTGACGTATGAAATAATTCCAGAGCATGATTCAATGTACTTTTCTTATTTCGCACCATATTCATACGATCGCCATCAAGATCTTTTACACAGTGCGCAAACGCACCCAGCGTGTAAGTTAGAAACACTAGGCCACACACTAGACAACAACGACATCAGCTTACTGACGGTCGGAGAACCAAGTCCTAAAAAGAAAAACATTTGGGTAATTGGACGTCAGCACCCTGGTGAAACGATGGCGGAATGGTTTATCGAAGGCCTCTTGCAACGCTTACTTGACGAAACGGATACCGTTGGTCGTTCACTACTCGACAAAGTGGTTATTCATGTCGTCCCTAACATGAATCCAGACGGCAGCATTCGCGGTCACCTTCGCACCAATGCCATTGGTGTAAACCTAAACCGAGAATGGCAAACCCCATCGCTGGAACGCAGTCCTGAAGTGTACCTTGTTCGAAAGCGCATGCTAGAAACGGGGGTCGATATGTTCTTAGATATCCATGGTGATGAAGCTATCCCCTATAACTTTGCTGCAGGTAGTGAAGGCATCCCTTCTTACGATACGCGCATCGCTCACTTGGAGAACCACTTCAAACAAGCATTACTAACGATTACGCCTGAATTCCAAGATACAATAGGTTACGACAAAGATGAACCAGGTAAAGCTAACCTAACCGTCGGTTCGAACTGGGTCGGAGAGCAGTTTAATTGCTTGTCTTACACGATCGAGATGCCGTTTAAAGATCACATCAACCACGTCGATGAACTTTATGGCTGGTCTCCATATCGCAGTGCTGCATTTGGTCACGATATGCTAGCGGCAGTTTGGGCAACGGTTGATGAATTGTAA
- a CDS encoding transglutaminase-like domain-containing protein: MVLVRYLVSVGTILTILVYSSFSFADDINNKSEFLESYRSYGYYTDPQLHSRAFDGLPTNVEKLCALTKAQFIHPITDLPKYRSKLPVSRRENEDKKYASIAMILEELYKRDPQGLTEDRSPENRLIMSCRSHALLLASILKSQGVPVRLRYGFATYLYSGRFIYHVVCEVWSNEEQRWILVDPDRELYDLSGEDFILAGSAWQMYLNGDIDPDHFGVPKWWGAHVILDVLSHDMAAVLGVEHLYWVHPSLYSYSSMGISKVPEDEMKVIHELSLLLGQPAIDVKKLQVIYEQHEWLQFPEPPL, encoded by the coding sequence ATGGTATTGGTAAGATATCTAGTAAGTGTTGGAACGATACTAACAATTCTTGTGTACTCATCCTTTTCTTTTGCTGATGATATAAATAACAAAAGTGAATTTTTAGAGTCATACAGATCGTATGGATATTATACTGATCCCCAGCTGCACAGCCGAGCTTTTGATGGGCTGCCAACTAATGTCGAGAAATTATGCGCGTTAACTAAAGCCCAGTTTATTCACCCTATAACTGATTTACCAAAGTATCGGTCTAAACTACCTGTATCTCGACGCGAAAATGAAGACAAGAAATATGCCAGTATAGCGATGATTTTAGAAGAGCTGTATAAACGAGATCCGCAAGGATTGACAGAAGATCGATCACCTGAAAATCGTCTAATTATGTCATGTAGGTCTCATGCATTATTACTCGCATCTATTCTTAAATCTCAGGGAGTACCGGTAAGGCTACGTTATGGTTTTGCGACTTATCTCTACTCTGGCAGATTTATATATCATGTTGTGTGTGAAGTATGGAGTAACGAAGAACAAAGGTGGATTCTGGTTGATCCAGATAGAGAGCTATACGACTTATCTGGAGAGGACTTTATTTTAGCAGGAAGTGCATGGCAGATGTATCTAAACGGTGATATAGATCCTGACCATTTTGGTGTCCCTAAGTGGTGGGGAGCACATGTAATTCTTGACGTTTTATCTCATGACATGGCAGCAGTTTTAGGTGTGGAGCATTTGTATTGGGTACATCCATCTCTGTATTCTTATTCGTCTATGGGCATCTCTAAAGTTCCTGAGGATGAGATGAAAGTGATCCATGAACTATCATTACTGCTGGGTCAGCCAGCAATTGACGTTAAAAAGTTACAAGTCATTTATGAACAACATGAATGGCTTCAATTTCCCGAACCACCTTTATAA